A genomic window from Purpureocillium takamizusanense chromosome 2, complete sequence includes:
- a CDS encoding uncharacterized protein (EggNog:ENOG503NXRB~COG:Q) has protein sequence MIKLHEKYGPVVRYAPNEVSFSTAQAWRDIYGPRGKAHQRFIKSEFYDGGRFASEAPSIITERDPDKHAVWRKQLSTAFSDRTMRHVEGVVGRVVDGLVAELERQLTQAETMATAAAEAAAKGKKGNKGGDGGDGGDGDGDADGHGGHDGGGGGGSGDKGCVVNIDPFFNMVTFDIMGHLAFGVEFGCVGKGKLHEWGMFLAATLRMMSVVDALKKFPTLGKIGLWLFSKPINAMLADRDKHERYSRDLVNMRLKDAGPDRNDFLSHAIEVQRQAKMPVSELQLAAIASDLVIAGTETSATGLAAVFFFLHANRPALARLMEEIDTAIPAWLDITPAALARLKYLGAVIMEALRMYPPLPVALHRLVPPGGDTVHGLWLPGGTVVSVNPLAANYSPENFSDPWSFKPERWIDPKCTDDLDACRPFSLGTRNCIGQNLAWMEMRMTLVKLLYAFDFELVNPKLDWHGESRMHSLWEKPPLWVRFKYREKRSVP, from the exons ATGATCAAGCTGCATGAGAAATACG GCCCCGTCGTGCGATATGCGCCCAACGAGGTGTCGTTTAGCACCGCGCAGGCGTGGCGCGACATCTACGGCCCGCGCGGCAAGGCCCACCAGAGGTTCATCAAGTCCGAGTTCTacgacggcgggcgcttCGCGTCCGAGGCGCCGTCCATCATCACGGAGCGCGATCCGGACAAGCACGCCGTCTGGCGCAAGCAGCTGAGCACCGCCTTCTCGGACCGCACGATGCggcacgtcgagggcgtggtggggcgcgtcgtggacgggctcgtcgcggagctggagcggcAGCTGACGCAggcggagacgatggcgacggcggcggcggaggcggcagcaaAGGGCAAGAAGGGTAATaagggtggtgatggtggtgatggtggtgatggtgatggtgacgctgacggccatggcggccacgacggaggcggtggtggtggaagcGGCGACAAGGGCTGCGTCGTCAACATCGACCCCTTCTTCAACATGGTGACGTTTGACATCATGGGCCACCTGGCGTTTGGCGTCGAGTTTGGGTGCGTCGGCAAGGGGAAGCTGCACGAGTGGGGGATgttcctggcggcgacgctgcgcaTGATGAGCGTCGTGGACGCGCTCAAGAAGTTCCCCACGCTGGGCAAGATTGGCCTGTGGCTCTTCTCCAAGCCCATCAACGCCATGCTTGCGGACCGGGACAAGCACGAGAGGTACTCGCGGGACTTGGTCAACAT GCGCCTCAAAGACGCGGGCCCAGACCGCAACGACTTCCTCTCGCACGCCATCGAGGTGCAGCGGCAGGCCAAGATGCCCGTCtcggagctgcagctcgcGGCCATCGCCTCggacctcgtcatcgccggcaccgagacgtcggccacgggcctcgccgccgtcttcttcttcctgcacGCCAACCGGCCCGCCCTGGCCCGGCTCATGGAGGAGATTGACACCGCCATCCCCGCGTGGCTCGACATCACcccggccgccctcgcccgcctcaagtacctcggcgccgtcatcatggaGGCCCTGCGCATGtacccgccgctgcccgtcgcgctgcaccgcctcgtcccgccTGGGGGCGATACCGTCCACGGCCTGTGGCTGCCAGGAGGG ACCGTCGTGTCCGTCAACCCCCTCGCCGCAAACTACTCGCCAGAAAACTTCTCCGACCCGTGGTCTTTTAAGCCCGAGCGCTGGATCGACCCCAAATGcaccgacgacctcgacgcctgCCGGCCCTTTTCGCTGGGCACGCGCAACTGCATCGGTCAAAA CCTTGCGTGGATGGAGATGCGCATGACGCTCGTCAAGCTCCTCTACGCGTTCGACTTCGAGCTCGTGAACCCCAAGCTGGACTGGCACGGCGAGTCCCGGATGCATTCGCTCTGGGAGAAACCGCCCCTATGGGTTCGGTTCAAATATCGCGAGAAACGGTCGGTGCCGTAG
- a CDS encoding uncharacterized protein (COG:S~EggNog:ENOG503NUC3), protein MSIRIALDNQPEFYTNLDHVAGRIVVALHRAEQVGSIVVKLEGESVTALKVPDPYNDGTGRPPGPMPGPPGSIVSENHKILYKVQQVFPDEYHSSSSNPYGAFPLQPGEHEFPFKFKLPINNACSDPMAMSRIGGLAGVGGFGSGGGLFGMGGVRVMDGSKQLYLQHVTRTLPPSLTGYPNEAEIRYYIKVTVQRPGFLKENWRFQIGFKFLPIEPPRPAVNGQEAFARRPFAFRAPAGTQPEKKRSTFFNRKSDKAGEASDTGSNGAQGDDAGQAPAPSIEMSARLPHPPVLTCNQSVPLRLIAKKLVNSPEQVYLVSFQMDLIGITEVRSHNIYDRKVNRWVVVSGTDLSIPLTSSPQDPVGHEVVIPNELWKNRPLPNTVAPSFVACNLHRRYELELKIGIAWGKPKSGMMLNSQPQTIFLPLHFAQLEVYSGITPPPELLQAAKNTKPGRVQLPPRLPPRTGSVSGPSAPAASRPPQSQQPQAQAPPPMPPHPQQDPLYPPQLAPGQVVPPYDDAPPSYDEAIAENLAGPFDGLQSRPAYSGVTNENAPSQVPQKN, encoded by the coding sequence atgtccATCCGCATAGCCCTCGACAACCAACCCGAGTTCTACACCAATCTCGACCATGTCGCCGGCCGCATTGTCGTTGCCCTCCAccgcgccgagcaggtcggCAGCATTGTCGTcaagctcgagggcgagtcCGTCACCGCCCTCAAGGTCCCCGACCCCTACAACGATGGCACCGGCCGTCCACCCGGCCCCATGCCCGGCCCGCCtggcagcatcgtcagcgaAAACCACAAGATCCTCTACAAGGTGCAGCAGGTCTTCCCCGACGAGTACCactccagctccagcaacCCCTACGGCGCGTTCCCCCTCCAGCCCGGCGAGCACGAGTTCCCCTTCAAGTTCAAGCTGCCCATCAACAACGCCTGCAGCGACCCCATGGCCATGTCCCGCATCGGCGGGCTTGCCGGTGTAGGCGGCTTCGGTTCCGGCGGCGGTCTGTTTGGCATGGGTGGCGTGCGCGTCATGGACGGGAGCAAGCAATTATATCTGCAGCACGTCACCCGCACCCTGCCGCCGTCCCTCACCGGCTATCccaacgaggccgagatCCGCTACTACATCAAGGTCACTGTCCAGCGCCCTGGCTTCCTCAAGGAGAACTGGCGCTTCCAGATAGGATTCAAGTTCCTACCCAttgagccgccgcgcccggctgTCAACGGCCAGGAAGCCTTTGCCCGGCGGCCGTTTGCGTTTCGAGCCCCCGCGGGGACGCAGCCGGAAAAGAAGCGGAGCACCTTCTTCAACAGGAAGTCGgacaaggccggcgaggcgtcggataccggcagcaacggcgcgCAGGGAGACGATGCAGGTCaagcgcccgcgccctccaTTGAAATGTCGGCACGGCTGCCACATCCGCCCGTCCTCACGTGCAACCAATCGGTACCCCTGCGCCTCATCgccaagaagctcgtcaacAGTCCCGAGCAGGTGTACCTCGTCTCCTTTCAGATGGACCTCATCGGCATCACCGAGGTCCGCTCACACAACATCTACGACAGGAAGGTCAACCGCTGGGTCGTCGTCTCTGGTACAGACCTCAGCATCCCGCTCACGTCCTCGCCACAGGACCCCGTCGGCCATGAAGTCGTCATCCCGAACGAGCTATGGAAGAACAGACCCCTTCCAAACACCGTCGCACCCTCCTTTGTGGCATGTAACTTGCATCGGCGATATGAGCTGGAACTCAAGATAGGAATTGCCTGGGGAAAGCCCAAGTCGGGCATGATGCTAAACTCTCAGCCGCAAACCATCTTCCTCCCCCTACACTTCGCCCAGTTGGAGGTCTACTCTGGCATCACGCCGCCcccggagctgctgcaggccgccaagaACACGAAGCCTGGGCGCGTGCAGCTTCCCCCACGCCTCCCACCGCGGACAGGATCTGTCTCGGGACCAAgcgcgcccgcagcgtcCCGACCACCGCAATCTCAACAGCCTCAAGCCCAGGCGCCACCGCCCATGCCCCCGCACCCGCAACAAGATCCCCTGTACCCGCCGCAACTCGCCCCCGGTCAGGTGGTGCCGCCATatgacgacgcgccgccgagctaCGACGAGGCGATCGCAGAGAATCTTGCAGGGCCGTTTGACGGGCTGCAATCTCGGCCAGCGTACAGCGGCGTTACGAACGAGAACGCCCCAAGCCAGGTCCCCCAAAAGAACTAA